One window from the genome of Streptomyces sp. NBC_01476 encodes:
- a CDS encoding styrene monooxygenase/indole monooxygenase family protein encodes MRKILIVGAGQAGLQLALGLQSQGYDVTVMSNRTADEIRGGRVMSTQCMFTSALQHERDLGLNFWEDQAPRIEGLGVSVSAPDASRPIDWVGRLKGYAQSVDQRVKMAGWLETFAERGGKVVIHGVAVSDLDYFARAYDLVLVAAGKGELVSMFGRDASRSPYDAPQRALAVAYVHGLGPRPEHPDFLAVRCNLVPGVGELFVMPTLTTSGPADILFWEGIPGGPLDVFQGVKDPEEHLRLTLELMRRFTPWEYDRATGVELTDAGGTLSGRYAPTVRRPVGELPSGGLVLGVADVVVANDPITGQGSNNAARCAASYLADIVANGERPFDREWMRTTFDHYWSVAAPVTKWTNAMLSPPPEHVLGLIGAGGALQPVADRFANGFDDPADFEQWFFEPEKATAYLAEVSQTVS; translated from the coding sequence GTGCGCAAGATTCTCATCGTCGGAGCCGGTCAGGCCGGGCTCCAACTCGCCCTGGGCCTGCAGTCCCAGGGTTATGACGTCACCGTCATGTCCAACCGCACCGCCGACGAGATACGCGGCGGCCGTGTCATGTCGACCCAGTGCATGTTCACCTCCGCGCTCCAGCACGAGCGTGACCTCGGTCTCAACTTCTGGGAGGACCAGGCCCCGCGCATCGAGGGCCTGGGTGTCTCGGTCTCCGCGCCGGACGCGTCCCGGCCGATCGACTGGGTGGGCCGGCTCAAGGGCTACGCCCAGTCCGTCGACCAGCGGGTGAAGATGGCCGGCTGGCTGGAGACCTTCGCCGAACGCGGGGGCAAGGTCGTCATCCACGGCGTCGCGGTCTCCGACCTGGACTACTTCGCCCGCGCCTACGACCTGGTGCTGGTCGCGGCCGGCAAGGGCGAACTGGTCTCCATGTTCGGCCGGGACGCCTCCCGTTCGCCGTACGACGCCCCGCAGCGGGCGCTCGCGGTGGCTTATGTGCACGGGCTCGGACCGCGCCCTGAGCACCCGGACTTCCTCGCCGTGCGGTGCAATCTGGTGCCAGGGGTCGGCGAGTTGTTCGTGATGCCGACCCTGACCACCTCCGGTCCCGCCGACATCCTCTTCTGGGAGGGCATACCCGGCGGCCCGCTCGATGTCTTCCAGGGCGTCAAGGACCCCGAGGAGCACCTGCGGCTCACGCTGGAGCTGATGCGGCGGTTCACACCGTGGGAGTACGACCGGGCCACCGGGGTGGAGCTCACCGACGCGGGCGGCACGCTCTCCGGCCGGTACGCGCCGACGGTGCGGCGGCCGGTCGGTGAACTGCCGTCCGGCGGACTGGTGCTGGGCGTCGCCGACGTGGTGGTGGCCAATGACCCGATCACCGGCCAGGGCTCCAACAACGCGGCCCGCTGCGCCGCTTCGTACCTCGCCGACATCGTGGCCAACGGCGAGCGGCCGTTCGACCGGGAGTGGATGCGGACCACCTTCGACCACTACTGGTCGGTGGCCGCGCCCGTCACCAAGTGGACCAACGCGATGCTGTCGCCCCCGCCGGAGCACGTGCTGGGGCTGATCGGTGCGGGCGGCGCGCTCCAGCCGGTCGCCGACCGGTTCGCCAACGGCTTTGACGACCCGGCCGACTTCGAGCAGTGGTTCTTCGAGCCGGAGAAGGCGACGGCGTATCTCGCCGAGGTCTCCCAGACGGTGTCCTGA
- a CDS encoding roadblock/LC7 domain-containing protein — protein sequence MSHEARNIQWLLQNFVEEVPGVHSVAVVSSDGLLLLTSHTEDAPITRTVPEQGRGGPARAADNGRMDLAAVVSGLASLTAGAARLMDGGPVRQTTVAMEDGMLLVTSISDGSLLGVHATADCDITVIGYHMALFVGRVGHVLTPALRTELRQALGSAG from the coding sequence TTGAGCCACGAAGCCCGCAACATCCAGTGGCTGCTGCAGAACTTCGTGGAGGAGGTGCCCGGCGTCCACTCGGTGGCCGTGGTCTCCTCCGACGGCCTGCTGCTGCTCACCTCGCACACCGAGGACGCCCCGATCACCCGCACCGTCCCGGAACAGGGCAGGGGCGGCCCGGCCCGGGCCGCCGACAACGGCCGGATGGACCTGGCCGCGGTCGTCTCCGGCCTGGCCAGCCTCACCGCGGGCGCCGCCCGGCTGATGGACGGCGGCCCGGTACGGCAGACCACCGTCGCCATGGAGGACGGCATGCTCCTGGTCACCTCCATCAGTGACGGCTCCCTGCTGGGGGTGCACGCCACCGCCGACTGCGACATCACGGTGATCGGTTACCACATGGCACTCTTCGTCGGCCGGGTCGGCCATGTGCTGACCCCCGCCCTGCGCACCGAGTTGCGCCAGGCCCTGGGGAGCGCCGGCTGA
- a CDS encoding TetR/AcrR family transcriptional regulator, translating into MTSSPAPAYRRMSVEQRRAQLLAAAVDLFGHRRPEEVSVDDVAAAAGVSRPLVYRYFPGGRQQLYEAAVLGAAQDLIGRFVVPTQGPPTRRLADALDRYLGYVDEHDAAYGALLRGGGGAETGRTGAIVEDVRRRAAEQVLHHLGVTGPGPRLAMMVRSWIACVEVVSLAWLDAGKQVPPAELREWLVDHFTGLLVITAATDPETAGAAVRALALEAPESPAGVLAARLAPLAPAFGHLLQ; encoded by the coding sequence ATGACCAGCAGCCCGGCGCCGGCCTACCGGCGGATGAGCGTGGAGCAGCGCCGGGCCCAGCTGCTGGCCGCGGCCGTCGACCTGTTCGGCCACCGCAGGCCCGAGGAGGTCTCGGTGGACGACGTGGCCGCCGCGGCCGGCGTCTCCCGCCCGCTGGTCTACCGGTACTTCCCCGGCGGCAGGCAGCAGCTGTACGAGGCCGCCGTGCTGGGCGCCGCGCAGGACCTCATCGGGCGGTTCGTGGTCCCCACGCAGGGGCCGCCCACCCGGCGGCTGGCGGACGCGCTCGACCGCTACCTCGGGTACGTCGACGAGCACGACGCGGCGTACGGCGCCCTGCTGCGCGGTGGCGGCGGCGCGGAGACCGGGCGGACCGGGGCGATCGTCGAGGACGTACGGCGGCGGGCCGCCGAGCAGGTGCTGCACCACCTGGGCGTGACCGGTCCCGGGCCGCGGCTGGCGATGATGGTGCGGTCGTGGATCGCCTGTGTCGAGGTGGTGTCGCTGGCGTGGCTGGACGCGGGGAAACAGGTCCCGCCGGCGGAGCTGCGCGAGTGGCTGGTCGACCACTTCACGGGGCTGCTGGTGATCACCGCGGCGACCGACCCGGAAACGGCAGGCGCCGCGGTCCGGGCGCTGGCGCTGGAGGCGCCGGAAAGCCCCGCCGGGGTGCTCGCCGCGCGCCTCGCGCCGCTGGCCCCGGCGTTCGGGCACCTGCTGCAGTAG
- a CDS encoding AurF N-oxygenase family protein produces the protein MDAALIDRERTAQRLLAASARHSFDPDTELDWDAPFEEGRWFWPPELVSLYDTPLWRRMSEEQRMLLSRHEAASLCSVGVWFETILMQLLLRHTYDLEPTSAHVRYALTEIADECRHSKMFARAVTTMGTPTYRPSRLDHQLGRVIKTVSTTPGAFTGTLLAEEILDWMQRLTFPDERVQPLIRGITRIHVVEEARHIRYAREELRRQMTTAPRWEIEFTRLASAQAARVIARSLVGPRVYASVGLDPAHAAHLARTSPHRRDIMRRSARHLMDFLDEIGLLQGPSRRLWRSSGLLA, from the coding sequence ATGGACGCCGCACTGATCGACCGGGAGAGGACCGCGCAGCGGCTGCTCGCCGCCTCCGCCAGGCACTCCTTCGACCCGGACACCGAACTCGACTGGGACGCGCCCTTCGAGGAGGGCAGGTGGTTCTGGCCGCCGGAGCTCGTCTCGCTCTACGACACCCCACTGTGGCGGCGGATGTCCGAGGAGCAGCGGATGCTGCTGAGCCGGCACGAGGCGGCCTCGCTCTGCTCGGTCGGGGTCTGGTTCGAGACGATCCTGATGCAGCTGCTGCTCCGGCACACCTACGACCTGGAGCCGACCAGCGCTCATGTCCGGTACGCGCTCACCGAGATCGCCGACGAGTGCCGGCACTCCAAGATGTTCGCCCGCGCGGTCACCACGATGGGGACGCCGACGTACCGGCCGAGCCGGCTCGACCACCAGCTCGGCCGGGTGATCAAGACGGTCTCCACCACCCCGGGCGCCTTCACCGGCACGCTGCTCGCCGAGGAGATCCTGGACTGGATGCAGCGGCTGACCTTCCCCGACGAGCGGGTCCAGCCGCTGATCCGGGGCATCACGCGGATCCATGTGGTGGAAGAGGCCCGGCACATCCGCTACGCCCGCGAGGAGTTGCGCCGGCAGATGACCACCGCGCCGCGCTGGGAGATCGAGTTCACCCGCCTCGCCTCGGCCCAGGCGGCCCGTGTCATCGCCCGCTCCCTGGTGGGCCCGCGCGTCTACGCCTCGGTGGGCCTCGACCCCGCCCACGCCGCGCACCTGGCGCGCACCAGCCCGCACCGCCGCGACATCATGCGCCGCTCGGCCCGGCACCTGATGGACTTCCTCGACGAGATCGGCCTGCTCCAGGGTCCCAGCCGGCGCCTGTGGCGCTCCTCTGGCCTGCTGGCGTGA
- a CDS encoding C40 family peptidase: MARRTRGWLRSAVVCGALLAAAALSLPAAEQASARPYDPAPPPPVPPAEMLTQLQTYYRQTEAATESYNQAKQTADKQRAKAQEIDRQLADQRVAVAGAKDELGLMARQMYRSGGVSPYLSLLTGQTPQDFFGQRRVVQRAAEHQQDVLDELTSGEARLSALNTQAQKALDAAQHAQTVLAGKKTQVETHLKEVEAMLAGLTGVQIGELQTLEQQGVDQAQQDLLDSKALGADPALRAPSQPGDRAIAYAYQQLGKPYVWGAQGPDSFDCSGLTSQAWAHAGVTIPRTSEEQWARLPHVPLALLRPGDLVVYFSGASHVALYIGNGLVIQAPRPGAVVKVSPIAANPILGAVRPDLGKQPLKDYKARPVPKQAEEPLPIAVTPPKTAKQPKATKPAAPADPSAPSAPGKTPAPRAGAPKPVMTPDPTQRPDPAPGTPTASPTPTPTPTPDATPSGSPAP; this comes from the coding sequence GTGGCCCGACGGACCAGAGGGTGGCTCCGCTCCGCCGTGGTGTGCGGTGCCCTGCTCGCCGCGGCGGCGCTCTCCTTGCCGGCCGCGGAACAGGCGTCCGCCCGCCCGTACGATCCGGCGCCCCCGCCCCCCGTGCCGCCGGCCGAGATGCTCACCCAGCTGCAGACGTACTACCGGCAGACCGAGGCGGCCACCGAGTCGTACAACCAGGCCAAGCAGACCGCCGACAAGCAGCGGGCCAAGGCCCAGGAGATCGACCGGCAGCTCGCCGACCAGCGGGTGGCGGTCGCCGGGGCCAAGGACGAGCTGGGGCTGATGGCCCGGCAGATGTACCGCAGCGGCGGGGTCTCCCCGTATCTGTCGCTGCTGACCGGGCAGACCCCGCAGGACTTCTTCGGGCAGCGCCGTGTCGTGCAGCGGGCCGCCGAGCACCAGCAGGACGTCCTCGACGAGCTGACCAGCGGCGAGGCCCGGCTGTCCGCGCTCAACACGCAGGCGCAGAAGGCACTGGACGCCGCGCAGCACGCGCAGACCGTACTGGCGGGCAAGAAGACCCAGGTCGAGACGCACCTCAAAGAGGTCGAGGCGATGCTCGCCGGGCTGACCGGGGTACAGATCGGCGAGCTGCAGACACTGGAGCAGCAGGGTGTCGACCAGGCTCAGCAGGACCTGCTGGACTCCAAGGCGCTCGGCGCCGACCCGGCCCTGCGGGCACCCTCGCAGCCCGGCGACCGGGCGATCGCCTACGCCTACCAGCAACTGGGCAAGCCGTATGTGTGGGGCGCCCAGGGCCCGGACTCCTTCGACTGCTCCGGCCTCACCTCGCAGGCGTGGGCGCACGCCGGGGTGACCATTCCGCGCACCAGCGAGGAGCAGTGGGCGCGGCTGCCGCACGTGCCGCTGGCGCTGCTCAGGCCCGGTGACCTGGTGGTCTACTTCTCCGGTGCCAGCCATGTGGCCCTCTACATCGGCAACGGCCTGGTCATCCAGGCGCCGCGGCCCGGCGCGGTGGTGAAGGTCTCGCCGATCGCCGCCAACCCCATCCTCGGCGCGGTCCGGCCGGACCTCGGCAAGCAGCCGCTGAAGGACTACAAGGCGAGGCCGGTGCCGAAGCAGGCGGAGGAGCCGCTGCCGATCGCGGTGACACCGCCGAAGACGGCGAAGCAGCCCAAGGCCACGAAGCCGGCCGCGCCGGCCGACCCGTCCGCGCCGTCGGCGCCCGGGAAGACCCCGGCCCCGCGGGCGGGTGCCCCGAAGCCGGTGATGACCCCGGACCCGACGCAGCGGCCGGACCCCGCGCCGGGCACGCCGACAGCCTCGCCGACACCGACACCGACCCCGACCCCGGACGCGACCCCGAGCGGCTCCCCCGCTCCCTAG
- a CDS encoding polysaccharide deacetylase family protein, which yields MAAITLAVLVVVIAAVASALLVPGADHRSAAGDGKGVRGLPATTGGAPQHAPPRHRIPAPPPTAAVPDSIQHQPETPGRNVNITIDDGPDPVWTPQVLHVLDEHHVHATFCMIGPQAKAHPALVKEVVARGHRLCDHTVHHDTGMDKKPMAYQSAEILDALDMIQEASGGARVYYYRAPGGAFTPPSRALAAQHGMRPLGWNIDTKDFGRPGVNAILTTMKDEIHNGPTILFHDGGGNRGQTVQALDKALTWLKGQGYGFSFPKVD from the coding sequence GTGGCGGCGATCACCCTGGCCGTGCTGGTGGTGGTGATCGCGGCGGTCGCCTCGGCGCTGCTCGTGCCGGGCGCGGACCACCGGTCCGCCGCCGGCGACGGGAAGGGCGTCAGGGGACTGCCCGCCACCACCGGCGGAGCCCCCCAGCACGCCCCGCCGCGCCACCGCATACCCGCCCCGCCGCCCACCGCGGCGGTGCCCGACTCGATCCAGCACCAGCCGGAGACCCCGGGCCGCAACGTCAACATCACCATCGACGACGGGCCCGATCCGGTATGGACCCCGCAAGTCCTCCACGTGCTCGACGAGCACCATGTGCACGCCACCTTCTGCATGATCGGCCCGCAGGCCAAGGCGCATCCCGCGCTGGTCAAGGAGGTCGTCGCCAGAGGCCACCGGCTGTGCGACCACACCGTCCACCACGACACGGGGATGGACAAGAAACCGATGGCGTACCAGTCCGCGGAGATCCTGGACGCGCTCGACATGATCCAGGAAGCCTCCGGCGGTGCCCGTGTCTACTACTACCGGGCCCCCGGCGGCGCCTTCACCCCGCCGAGCCGCGCACTGGCCGCCCAGCACGGCATGCGCCCGCTCGGCTGGAACATCGACACCAAGGACTTCGGCCGGCCCGGGGTGAACGCGATCCTCACCACCATGAAGGACGAGATCCACAACGGCCCGACGATCCTCTTCCACGACGGCGGCGGGAACCGCGGGCAGACCGTCCAGGCCCTCGACAAGGCGCTGACCTGGCTCAAGGGGCAGGGCTACGGCTTCAGCTTCCCGAAGGTGGACTGA
- a CDS encoding DUF742 domain-containing protein, with the protein MAALPHRGADRRTSRVRPYALTGGRTQFGHVLLVETFVATIDAAEEQPALTRGDWTERVMPEFRAIVELCRRMRSVAEISALLRMPLGVVRVLISDLADQGRIRVYGTGHGPGRPDRALLERVLSGLRRL; encoded by the coding sequence ATGGCTGCCCTGCCCCACCGCGGAGCCGACCGCCGCACCTCCAGGGTCCGGCCGTACGCTCTCACCGGCGGCCGTACGCAGTTCGGGCACGTGCTGCTGGTCGAGACCTTCGTGGCTACCATCGACGCTGCGGAGGAACAGCCCGCCCTCACAAGGGGCGACTGGACCGAGCGGGTCATGCCGGAGTTCCGGGCGATCGTCGAACTGTGCCGCAGGATGCGGTCGGTGGCCGAGATCTCCGCCCTGCTGCGGATGCCGCTCGGCGTCGTACGGGTCCTGATCAGCGATCTGGCGGACCAGGGAAGAATACGCGTGTACGGCACCGGGCACGGGCCCGGCCGCCCCGACCGCGCACTGCTCGAAAGGGTGCTCAGTGGACTTCGCAGGCTTTGA
- a CDS encoding penicillin-binding transpeptidase domain-containing protein encodes MNRCIRFAAAFCVLLLAALLVNAARVQLVDAHAYGSDPANRRIPIARYQQPRGDILAGGHRVTGSRDAGGQFRYRRTYADGPLYAPVTGFASQTYGSTLLEGTEDPLLAGTDPRLDSVPLWNEITRRQQRGGDVYTTIDPAAQRAAFAGLAGRKGAVAAVDPTTGRILALVSSPSYDPAELAGTGPAAIGAWSRLTADKDQPMLDRAIRQTYPPGSTFKVVTAAAALESGLVKDVRARTASPDPYRLPGTRVSLTNEGPGCVDASVYDAFRVSCNTVFAKLGADTGARAMAGQAERFGFNDTRLRLPTGVAKSNFDTAMGPDQVALSSIGQFDTTATPLQMAMVAAAVGNGGRLMRPYLVDKVTNHSGLTVGSTQPQVLHQAVSGRTADQLQQLMEAVVTSGTGTNAAIPGAVVGGKTGTAQHGLANVGTPYAWFISYAKPRGSAVATVAVAVVVEDAEAVRADISGGGNAAPVARAVMRAVLGQSTFGKLKP; translated from the coding sequence GTGAACCGCTGCATCCGGTTCGCCGCCGCCTTCTGCGTGCTGCTGCTGGCCGCCCTGCTGGTGAACGCGGCCCGCGTGCAGCTGGTCGACGCCCACGCGTACGGCTCGGACCCGGCCAACCGGCGCATCCCGATCGCCCGTTACCAGCAGCCGCGCGGCGACATCCTGGCCGGCGGCCACCGGGTGACCGGATCGCGGGACGCCGGCGGCCAGTTCCGGTACCGGCGCACGTACGCCGACGGGCCGCTCTACGCACCGGTGACCGGCTTCGCCTCGCAGACGTACGGCTCGACGCTGCTGGAGGGCACCGAGGACCCGCTGCTGGCCGGGACGGACCCCCGGCTCGACTCCGTCCCGCTGTGGAACGAGATCACCCGCAGGCAGCAGCGCGGCGGCGATGTGTACACCACCATCGACCCGGCCGCCCAGCGGGCCGCCTTCGCGGGCCTGGCCGGGCGCAAGGGCGCGGTCGCCGCGGTGGACCCGACCACCGGCCGGATCCTGGCCCTGGTCTCCTCACCGTCGTACGACCCGGCCGAGCTGGCCGGCACCGGCCCGGCCGCGATCGGCGCCTGGAGCAGACTCACCGCCGACAAGGACCAGCCGATGCTGGACCGGGCGATCCGGCAGACCTACCCGCCGGGGTCCACCTTCAAGGTGGTGACGGCCGCCGCGGCCCTGGAGAGCGGCCTGGTGAAGGACGTGCGGGCGCGTACCGCCTCCCCCGACCCGTACCGGCTCCCCGGCACCCGCGTCTCCCTCACCAACGAGGGCCCGGGCTGCGTGGACGCCAGCGTGTACGACGCCTTCCGGGTCTCCTGCAACACCGTCTTCGCCAAGCTCGGCGCGGACACCGGCGCGCGGGCGATGGCCGGCCAGGCCGAGCGGTTCGGCTTCAACGACACCCGGCTGCGGCTGCCGACCGGCGTCGCCAAGAGCAACTTCGACACGGCCATGGGCCCGGACCAGGTGGCGCTCTCCTCCATCGGACAGTTCGACACCACCGCGACACCGCTGCAGATGGCGATGGTCGCCGCCGCGGTCGGCAACGGCGGCAGGCTGATGCGGCCGTACCTGGTGGACAAGGTGACCAACCACAGCGGGCTCACCGTCGGCAGTACACAGCCCCAGGTGCTGCACCAGGCGGTGAGCGGGCGGACCGCGGACCAGTTGCAGCAGCTGATGGAGGCGGTGGTCACCTCGGGCACCGGCACCAACGCGGCGATCCCCGGCGCGGTGGTCGGCGGCAAGACCGGCACAGCGCAGCACGGGCTCGCCAATGTGGGCACGCCGTACGCCTGGTTCATCAGCTACGCCAAGCCGCGCGGCTCCGCGGTCGCGACGGTGGCGGTGGCGGTGGTGGTGGAGGACGCGGAGGCGGTACGCGCGGACATCTCGGGCGGCGGGAACGCGGCGCCGGTGGCCCGGGCGGTGATGCGGGCGGTGCTCGGTCAGTCCACCTTCGGGAAGCTGAAGCCGTAG
- a CDS encoding chitinase — MLTSASRPGSARRKRSLVAATAALAGAVAVGGLVALAPSASAGEFLTNGGFETGSLSGWTCDAGSAAVTGQAHTGTWALKGTPTASATGQCKQTVAVAPSTTYTLTAQVKGSYVYIGVDGGTSTWTPDSGTGYQQLSVSFTTTASQTSAAVYVHGWYGQPAYYADDLSLQGPGSGTTTPPTTPPTTPPTTPPTTPPTTPPTTPPTTPPTQPPSGGLPTHALVGYLHETFANGSGYVKLADVPDSWDIIDLAFGETSSPTSGSIHFTRCSVSECPPVESDADFKAAIKAKQAKGKKVLLSIGGANGEVQLTTTAARDAFVSSVSSIIDQWGLDGIDIDFEGHSLSLNTGDTDFKNPTTPVVVNLISALKSLKARYGSGFVLTMAPETFFVQMGYQFYGSGPFGGQDPRCGAYLPVIYALRNDLTLLHVQDYNSGPIMGLDNQYHSMGGADFHIAMTDMLLTGFPVAGNTANMFPALAPSQVGIGLPASVNAGNGYTAPAQVDQALDCLTKKTNCGGYSTHGTWPALRGLMTWSVNWDKFSNWEFQNNFDGYFGS; from the coding sequence ATGCTCACCTCTGCATCGCGCCCCGGATCCGCACGGCGGAAGAGATCCCTCGTCGCCGCCACCGCCGCCCTCGCCGGGGCCGTCGCGGTCGGCGGCCTCGTCGCCCTGGCGCCCAGCGCCAGCGCGGGCGAGTTCCTGACCAACGGCGGCTTCGAGACCGGCAGCCTGTCCGGCTGGACCTGCGACGCGGGCAGCGCCGCCGTCACCGGCCAGGCGCACACCGGCACCTGGGCGCTGAAGGGCACGCCCACCGCGAGCGCCACCGGCCAGTGCAAGCAGACCGTCGCGGTCGCTCCCAGCACCACCTACACCCTCACCGCCCAGGTGAAGGGCAGTTACGTCTACATCGGCGTGGACGGCGGCACCAGCACCTGGACCCCCGACTCGGGCACCGGCTACCAGCAGCTCAGCGTCTCCTTCACCACCACCGCGAGCCAGACCAGCGCGGCGGTCTACGTGCACGGCTGGTACGGGCAGCCGGCGTACTACGCCGACGACCTCTCGCTCCAGGGTCCGGGCAGCGGCACCACCACGCCCCCGACGACGCCACCGACGACGCCGCCCACCACCCCGCCGACAACACCCCCGACCACTCCCCCCACCACGCCACCGACGACACCCCCCACGCAGCCGCCGTCGGGCGGGCTGCCCACCCACGCGCTGGTCGGCTACCTGCACGAGACCTTCGCCAACGGCTCGGGCTATGTGAAGCTCGCCGACGTCCCCGACAGCTGGGACATCATCGACCTGGCCTTCGGCGAGACCTCCTCCCCCACCTCCGGCAGCATCCACTTCACCCGCTGCTCGGTGAGTGAGTGCCCGCCCGTCGAGTCGGACGCCGACTTCAAGGCCGCGATCAAGGCCAAGCAGGCGAAGGGCAAGAAGGTGCTGCTGTCGATCGGCGGCGCCAACGGCGAGGTGCAGCTGACCACCACCGCGGCCCGTGACGCCTTCGTCTCCTCGGTGAGTTCGATCATCGACCAGTGGGGCCTGGACGGCATCGACATCGACTTCGAGGGCCACTCGCTCTCCCTCAACACCGGCGACACCGACTTCAAGAACCCGACCACCCCGGTCGTGGTCAATCTGATCTCCGCGCTGAAGTCGCTCAAGGCCCGCTACGGCAGCGGTTTCGTGCTGACCATGGCGCCGGAGACCTTCTTCGTGCAGATGGGGTACCAGTTCTACGGCTCGGGGCCGTTCGGCGGACAGGACCCGCGCTGCGGGGCGTACCTGCCGGTGATCTACGCACTGCGCAACGACCTCACGCTGCTGCACGTCCAGGACTACAACTCCGGGCCGATCATGGGCCTGGACAACCAGTACCACTCCATGGGCGGCGCGGACTTCCACATCGCCATGACGGACATGCTGCTCACCGGCTTCCCGGTGGCGGGCAACACCGCCAACATGTTCCCGGCGCTGGCCCCCTCCCAGGTCGGCATCGGCCTGCCGGCCTCGGTCAACGCCGGCAACGGCTACACCGCACCGGCGCAGGTGGACCAGGCGCTCGACTGCCTGACCAAGAAGACCAACTGCGGCGGCTACAGCACCCACGGCACCTGGCCCGCCCTGCGCGGTCTGATGACGTGGTCGGTGAACTGGGACAAGTTCAGCAACTGGGAGTTCCAGAACAACTTCGACGGCTACTTCGGCAGCTGA
- a CDS encoding GTP-binding protein gives MDFAGFDQQEGLQDWQTERGRAPVSTKIVVAGGFGVGKTTFVGAVSEITPLTTEAVMTQASEALDDLAATPDKTTTTVAMDFGRITLEQDLVLYVFGTPGQQRFWFMWDDLVRGAIGAVVLADTRRLADCFPALDYFEGTGLPYTVAVNQFEGTPEYTSDDVREALAVPRHIPVLIIDARKRFSVVEALLALVAHAMDEQPL, from the coding sequence GTGGACTTCGCAGGCTTTGACCAGCAGGAGGGCCTGCAGGACTGGCAGACCGAACGCGGTCGCGCCCCCGTCTCCACGAAGATCGTCGTGGCCGGTGGCTTCGGCGTGGGCAAGACCACCTTCGTCGGCGCTGTCTCCGAGATCACCCCGCTGACCACCGAAGCCGTGATGACGCAGGCCAGCGAGGCGCTGGACGACCTGGCCGCGACCCCGGACAAGACCACCACCACGGTGGCCATGGACTTCGGCCGCATCACCCTCGAACAGGACCTGGTGCTCTACGTCTTCGGCACGCCGGGACAGCAGCGGTTCTGGTTCATGTGGGACGACCTGGTGCGCGGCGCGATCGGCGCGGTGGTGCTCGCCGACACCCGCCGGCTCGCCGACTGCTTCCCGGCGCTGGACTACTTCGAGGGCACCGGACTGCCGTACACCGTCGCGGTCAACCAGTTCGAGGGCACACCGGAGTACACCTCCGACGACGTCCGCGAGGCGCTGGCCGTGCCGCGGCACATCCCGGTGCTGATCATCGACGCCCGGAAACGGTTCTCCGTGGTCGAGGCCCTGCTCGCGCTGGTCGCCCACGCGATGGACGAACAGCCGCTGTAG